In Flavobacterium lacustre, a genomic segment contains:
- a CDS encoding GH32 C-terminal domain-containing protein, which yields MKTFTAILLLSILLVGCKSQKDPSPTPKPNPNPTGSTALLSFSFNETSGQTLSETNTKASFNISGPSGSAERIAGVEGNSLRVNGFYGWATGSASVAYPTSKVCVSGWIAPSAFPVQRKDLDPITENTNAAIFSNVNTSTSAGIALGINHHGRIIGQFKVGTNVIQILSDQEVALKKWSYLALNINASTGTASLYLNGVQIKSTTFDVGTLLWDNNATIYIGKESKSKTIAGFDTNGLTGAIDQVALWNKDLTAAEIVTQYNKYTPSDPDLKIPTATRFANDIHRPKYHLMPSAGWTNESHGLLYIDNKYHIFSQRNLNGPYLEHINWGHYVSSDLVSWEEKPQILWPQPGFDEVGIWSGHAIISNGQPYIFYTGVNKARAAIGLATSTAPYDTWTKNTSAVIQNAPTTSANADFRDPFVFQHNSDWYMMIGSGLRSGTSRGGLYLYKSTSSDFKQWSPQGTMLEGNPSVDGTGEFWEMPIYYNFGAKSIVLINKLPNANALYWTGNFNGSQFVKDNPVPERLDVINQLLSPSIHPDANGNLTAIGIIPDGVTSAKHKEQGWAHLFSLPRVWTLVDGKIKQVPHPNVLSLRGTSKNFTNVVFDQNSSNSLNNSTGSQYEIVATINPGTATKVGFSLNKNTSTGEQTLIYYDYTTSSFVVDRSKSSVLTGVPLSNQSTNYVLPAGNIRWRIFVDASVIEVFVNEELAFATRSFPSTSNNLIDLYAQGGSATATDLKIYNIQGGGTASASKQIEKKNEIIHPVVFPNPSSENFNIKFSNITKATPVYAYVFDITGFPVKKMETILDADNTIIHWDGIMDNGNNAIRGVYIIKGFLKNELFDAKIIVE from the coding sequence ATGAAAACGTTTACTGCAATTCTACTTTTAAGCATTCTACTTGTTGGATGTAAATCTCAAAAGGACCCAAGTCCGACACCAAAACCAAATCCTAACCCAACTGGGTCTACAGCGCTTTTATCATTTAGTTTTAATGAGACTTCTGGGCAAACCCTCTCTGAAACTAATACTAAAGCAAGTTTTAATATCAGTGGTCCTTCTGGTTCTGCAGAAAGAATAGCAGGTGTTGAGGGTAATTCGCTAAGGGTTAATGGTTTTTATGGATGGGCTACCGGAAGTGCAAGTGTGGCTTATCCTACTTCAAAAGTATGCGTCTCTGGCTGGATAGCGCCATCAGCGTTCCCTGTTCAGAGAAAAGATTTAGATCCAATTACCGAAAATACAAATGCCGCTATTTTTTCAAATGTAAATACCTCCACTAGTGCAGGAATCGCTTTGGGAATCAATCACCACGGACGAATAATCGGCCAATTTAAAGTTGGTACAAATGTCATTCAAATTTTATCTGATCAAGAAGTAGCACTTAAAAAGTGGAGTTATCTTGCATTGAATATTAATGCTTCAACTGGAACGGCTTCGTTGTATTTGAATGGAGTTCAAATCAAAAGCACCACGTTTGATGTTGGTACTCTTTTATGGGATAATAACGCCACCATTTATATTGGAAAAGAATCAAAATCTAAAACAATCGCTGGATTTGATACTAATGGTTTAACGGGAGCAATCGATCAAGTAGCCCTTTGGAACAAAGATTTGACAGCAGCCGAGATAGTAACGCAGTACAATAAATATACCCCATCAGATCCAGATCTTAAAATCCCGACAGCAACTCGATTTGCCAATGATATTCATCGACCAAAATACCATTTAATGCCCTCTGCCGGTTGGACTAACGAATCGCATGGTTTGCTATATATCGACAATAAATACCATATTTTTAGTCAAAGAAATTTGAATGGACCTTATTTAGAACATATCAATTGGGGACATTATGTGAGTAGTGATTTAGTAAGCTGGGAAGAAAAACCACAAATTTTATGGCCACAACCCGGATTTGACGAAGTGGGAATTTGGTCTGGACATGCTATAATTAGTAATGGTCAACCTTATATTTTTTATACTGGTGTAAATAAAGCCAGAGCCGCAATAGGACTTGCCACTTCAACTGCGCCTTACGATACTTGGACAAAAAATACTTCTGCTGTTATACAAAATGCACCAACTACTTCAGCCAATGCTGATTTTAGAGACCCTTTTGTATTTCAACACAATTCAGATTGGTATATGATGATTGGTTCGGGTTTGAGAAGCGGAACATCGAGAGGAGGGTTGTATTTGTATAAATCAACTTCATCCGATTTTAAACAATGGTCTCCTCAAGGTACAATGTTAGAGGGAAATCCTTCAGTTGATGGAACAGGAGAATTTTGGGAAATGCCTATTTATTATAATTTTGGTGCCAAATCAATTGTGCTGATTAACAAACTTCCTAACGCGAATGCGTTGTATTGGACTGGGAATTTTAATGGGTCGCAATTTGTTAAGGATAATCCCGTTCCGGAACGATTAGATGTAATCAATCAATTATTGTCGCCTTCTATTCATCCCGATGCCAATGGGAATTTAACGGCAATAGGAATTATTCCGGACGGTGTTACTTCTGCAAAACATAAGGAGCAAGGTTGGGCACACTTGTTTAGTTTACCCAGAGTTTGGACATTAGTTGATGGTAAAATTAAACAAGTCCCACATCCAAATGTATTGAGTCTAAGAGGAACTTCAAAAAATTTTACCAATGTAGTTTTTGATCAAAACAGTTCCAATTCATTAAATAATTCAACTGGATCTCAATACGAAATCGTGGCTACTATTAATCCAGGAACTGCTACAAAAGTTGGTTTTTCTCTAAATAAAAATACGTCAACTGGAGAACAAACCTTAATTTATTATGATTATACCACAAGTAGTTTTGTTGTAGACAGAAGTAAATCTTCTGTTTTAACGGGAGTTCCGCTGTCTAATCAATCGACCAATTATGTATTACCAGCGGGAAATATTAGATGGAGGATTTTTGTCGATGCGTCAGTAATTGAAGTATTTGTTAATGAAGAATTAGCTTTTGCAACACGATCTTTTCCTTCAACTAGCAATAATTTAATCGATTTATATGCTCAGGGCGGTTCAGCAACTGCAACCGACTTAAAAATATACAATATACAAGGAGGCGGCACGGCATCTGCTTCAAAGCAAATTGAAAAAAAAAATGAAATAATTCATCCTGTTGTCTTTCCGAATCCGTCAAGCGAAAATTTCAATATTAAGTTTAGTAATATAACTAAGGCGACTCCAGTTTATGCTTATGTTTTTGACATAACAGGATTTCCAGTAAAAAAAATGGAGACTATTCTAGATGCTGATAATACAATAATTCATTGGGATGGTATTATGGATAATGGAAATAATGCCATTAGAGGCGTTTATATCATAAAAGGATTTTTGAAAAATGAATTGTTTGATGCTAAAATAATTGTTGAGTAG
- a CDS encoding hybrid sensor histidine kinase/response regulator transcription factor: protein MSRRIYLILVLITLFSCNSNTKDQQTISIGFSQSISEDDSWRKSMDNTVKVEASLHPEIDLTIYNANSSTKKQIEDIEKMIDDQLDVIIVAPYGSDSIVPVIEKANKKGIPVIIVDRKVNTTNYASFLGADNVEVGHIAGKYIVSMSKAHANIVEIKATTDISPGLERSLGFKQIIDQYPNINAVNITAKDLGSLNNDFSKLLDRMPKIDYVFAFNDNIALQAWEVAKQKGRENKIKFIGIDGLNDPNGGIQAVKDGRLTATILYPTGGSEAIKLAIKLANKEIVPKNNILNTILIDSLNADIMSNQFDRITVQQSNIETQQNVIEKQEKDYFTLYNLIKILIFLLVVIFCLAIFSIYSIYSIKKKKQELEVNNVKITSQRNEIEKFVERLKESNESKINFFTGISHEFKTPLTLILSSVESLHDEFHNKSISVKKDLDIMYNNSLRLLRLINQLLDFRKVEDKNFTIKLSKNNLWKFSVNMFKEFKGEANKRNINYTIVTDNEALDVYFDPNLMDKVYYNLLSNCFKFTPDGGKIEIKISTENDKESVKINFKDSGIGIPEQEINQIFNPFFQGSNNSKNGSGIGLNLSKNFVDLHQGFIEVKSINGAEFSVYLKIGKSHLDESKIIDESNYILDSENGYEYLDTELTPSATSLITENKHSILIIEDNPDLLDFIAVKLKDDYTVIRSNGIKAIEKALELIPDIVVCDLNLPEKDGFQICEALKTNMITSHIPVIILTAMDDNNTYIKSLEVGADLFLTKPFNLKVLKQSIKGLLFNREKLRYYYTNNTNKIENDGLSLIEREFLNKINLILENNLDESSFSVEELASKLNISRVQLYRKVKAVLGIGVGDYINNFRLEKAKELLISTSMNISEIAYSCGFASPNYFSTTFKSKYGLTPKDFRSN, encoded by the coding sequence ATGTCAAGAAGAATATATCTAATATTAGTACTAATTACATTGTTTTCCTGTAATTCAAATACTAAAGATCAACAAACTATTTCGATTGGATTTTCTCAAAGTATATCTGAGGATGATAGCTGGAGGAAATCGATGGATAATACCGTCAAAGTCGAAGCTTCTCTTCATCCAGAAATCGACTTGACTATTTATAATGCTAATAGTAGTACTAAAAAGCAGATTGAAGATATTGAAAAAATGATTGATGACCAATTGGATGTTATCATTGTAGCGCCCTATGGATCAGATTCAATTGTACCAGTAATTGAAAAAGCAAATAAAAAAGGTATTCCTGTAATTATTGTCGACAGAAAGGTTAATACAACCAATTATGCTTCATTTTTAGGAGCAGATAACGTAGAGGTTGGTCATATCGCTGGGAAATATATCGTTTCGATGTCTAAGGCTCATGCAAATATTGTTGAAATTAAGGCGACTACAGATATTTCTCCAGGCTTAGAGAGAAGTTTAGGTTTCAAACAAATTATAGATCAATACCCCAATATTAATGCGGTAAATATAACCGCAAAGGATCTAGGATCCCTTAATAACGATTTTAGTAAGCTGCTGGATAGAATGCCAAAAATAGATTATGTTTTTGCTTTTAATGATAATATTGCGCTTCAAGCATGGGAGGTAGCCAAACAAAAAGGCAGAGAAAATAAAATAAAATTTATTGGGATAGATGGATTGAATGACCCAAATGGAGGTATTCAAGCTGTTAAAGACGGAAGGTTAACGGCTACCATATTATATCCAACAGGAGGTAGCGAAGCCATTAAACTTGCCATTAAACTTGCCAACAAAGAAATAGTACCTAAGAATAATATACTAAATACTATTTTGATTGATTCCTTAAATGCTGATATAATGAGTAATCAATTTGATAGAATTACGGTTCAGCAATCTAATATAGAAACGCAACAAAATGTAATTGAAAAACAGGAAAAAGATTATTTCACCTTATATAATCTTATTAAGATATTAATTTTTCTTTTGGTTGTAATATTCTGTTTGGCTATTTTTAGTATTTATTCTATTTATTCCATTAAAAAGAAGAAACAGGAGTTAGAGGTAAATAATGTTAAAATTACCAGTCAAAGGAATGAAATTGAAAAATTTGTGGAGAGACTGAAAGAAAGTAATGAATCCAAAATTAATTTTTTTACTGGAATATCACACGAATTTAAAACCCCTTTAACCTTGATATTGAGTTCGGTAGAATCTTTGCACGATGAATTTCATAATAAAAGTATTTCTGTCAAAAAGGATTTAGATATTATGTATAATAATTCTTTGCGACTACTTCGACTGATTAACCAATTATTAGATTTTAGAAAAGTTGAAGATAAAAATTTCACTATAAAATTATCAAAGAATAATCTTTGGAAATTTTCAGTAAATATGTTTAAAGAGTTCAAAGGAGAGGCTAACAAAAGAAACATTAATTATACCATTGTAACAGATAATGAAGCATTAGACGTTTATTTTGATCCAAATCTAATGGACAAGGTGTATTATAATTTATTGTCTAATTGCTTCAAGTTTACACCTGATGGAGGGAAAATTGAAATTAAAATAAGTACAGAGAACGATAAAGAGAGTGTTAAAATTAATTTTAAAGATTCGGGGATTGGTATTCCTGAACAAGAAATAAATCAAATTTTTAATCCCTTTTTTCAAGGTTCTAACAACTCTAAAAATGGTTCCGGAATTGGATTAAACTTATCTAAAAATTTTGTTGACTTACACCAAGGTTTTATCGAAGTTAAGTCAATCAATGGTGCTGAATTTTCGGTTTATTTGAAAATTGGTAAGAGCCATCTAGATGAATCTAAAATTATTGATGAAAGTAATTATATATTAGATAGTGAAAATGGATATGAGTATTTGGATACAGAATTAACACCTAGCGCGACGTCTCTAATTACAGAAAATAAACATTCGATTTTAATTATTGAAGATAATCCTGATTTATTAGATTTTATTGCTGTAAAACTAAAAGATGATTACACGGTTATCAGATCTAATGGAATTAAAGCGATTGAAAAGGCCTTAGAATTGATTCCAGACATTGTTGTTTGTGATTTGAATTTGCCAGAAAAAGATGGTTTTCAAATTTGTGAAGCCTTGAAAACGAACATGATTACTTCCCATATACCAGTAATCATTTTAACCGCAATGGATGATAATAATACCTATATAAAATCATTAGAGGTTGGAGCTGATTTATTTTTGACCAAACCATTTAATCTTAAAGTTTTAAAACAATCTATAAAAGGCTTATTATTTAACAGAGAAAAGTTACGCTATTATTATACTAATAACACAAATAAAATTGAAAACGACGGTCTTAGTTTAATTGAAAGAGAGTTTTTAAATAAAATCAATTTAATATTAGAGAATAATCTTGACGAATCTTCTTTTTCTGTGGAAGAACTTGCCAGTAAATTAAACATATCCAGAGTACAACTTTATAGAAAAGTAAAAGCAGTTTTAGGTATAGGTGTTGGTGACTATATTAATAATTTTAGATTAGAGAAAGCAAAAGAATTACTAATTTCAACTTCAATGAATATATCAGAGATTGCCTATTCTTGTGGTTTTGCTTCTCCAAATTATTTCTCGACTACCTTTAAATCGAAATATGGACTGACTCCAAAAGACTTCAGAAGTAATTAA
- the accB gene encoding acetyl-CoA carboxylase biotin carboxyl carrier protein, whose amino-acid sequence MDLKEIQNLIKFVANSGVAEVKLEMDDVKITIRTTLEGNVTETTYVQQMPAQNTLQQAAPQQIAPVAPTPEAPVAEVSNLITIKSPIIGTFYRKPSPDKPMFVEVGKTIAKGDVLCVIEAMKLFNEIESEVSGKIVKILVDDMSPVEFDQPLFLVDPS is encoded by the coding sequence ATGGATTTAAAAGAAATTCAAAATCTAATCAAGTTTGTAGCAAATTCGGGAGTTGCAGAAGTTAAATTAGAGATGGATGATGTTAAAATCACCATTAGAACAACTTTAGAAGGGAATGTAACAGAAACCACGTATGTTCAGCAAATGCCAGCTCAAAACACTTTGCAGCAAGCAGCCCCTCAACAAATCGCTCCAGTTGCTCCAACTCCAGAAGCACCAGTTGCCGAAGTTTCTAACCTAATTACTATAAAATCTCCAATTATTGGAACATTTTACAGAAAACCATCACCAGACAAACCAATGTTTGTAGAAGTAGGTAAAACTATTGCTAAAGGAGATGTACTTTGTGTTATTGAAGCAATGAAATTATTTAATGAGATTGAATCTGAAGTATCAGGTAAAATTGTAAAAATATTGGTAGACGATATGTCGCCAGTTGAATTTGACCAACCTTTATTCTTAGTAGATCCATCATAA
- a CDS encoding NAD(P)/FAD-dependent oxidoreductase, whose product MQLSYWELKNWFTQVDYTIVGSGIVGLHAALRLREKFPDSKILVLEKGMLPQGASTKNAGFACFGSLSEIIDDLKNHSEEDVFRLVQKRWQGLQLLRKRLSDTVIDFKPFGGYELFLKEDESTYHECLARLPLINEILRPLFKTDVFTKEVDRFEFKGIHEYSVFNPFEAQIDTGNMMQALLKQAVSENILILNQQTVTSYFESEKGVEVALGNFSFTSKKLLFATNGFANSLTNGAVKPARAQVLITEPITNLDIKGTFHLDKGYYYFRNIDDRILLGGGRNLDFETETTTAFGQTEIIQNKLEQLLKEVILPNRKVEIAHRWSGIMGVGTSKNPIVSQLSENVYCGVRLGGMGVAIGSLIGTELAELV is encoded by the coding sequence ATGCAACTCAGCTATTGGGAATTAAAAAATTGGTTTACCCAGGTAGATTATACGATTGTTGGAAGCGGAATCGTGGGTTTACATGCTGCATTGCGCTTGCGCGAAAAATTTCCGGACAGTAAAATTTTAGTGTTAGAAAAAGGAATGTTGCCACAAGGAGCCAGTACAAAAAATGCTGGATTTGCCTGTTTTGGAAGCCTTTCGGAAATTATAGATGATTTAAAAAACCATTCGGAAGAGGATGTTTTTCGTCTCGTTCAAAAACGTTGGCAGGGACTGCAATTGTTGCGAAAAAGACTAAGTGATACTGTAATTGATTTTAAACCATTTGGCGGTTATGAGTTATTTTTAAAAGAAGACGAAAGCACCTACCACGAATGTTTGGCTAGATTACCATTAATAAATGAAATTCTGAGACCACTGTTTAAAACGGATGTTTTTACCAAAGAAGTTGATCGTTTTGAATTTAAAGGAATTCATGAATATTCAGTTTTTAACCCATTTGAAGCACAAATAGATACCGGAAATATGATGCAGGCTTTGCTAAAACAAGCCGTTTCCGAAAATATATTAATATTGAATCAACAAACAGTAACTTCTTATTTTGAATCAGAAAAAGGAGTTGAAGTGGCGCTGGGAAATTTTAGTTTCACTTCCAAAAAACTGTTATTTGCTACTAATGGTTTTGCAAATTCCTTGACCAATGGTGCTGTGAAACCTGCCAGAGCGCAAGTCTTGATTACAGAGCCAATAACAAATTTAGATATAAAAGGAACCTTTCATTTAGATAAAGGTTATTATTATTTTAGGAACATTGATGATAGAATTTTGCTGGGAGGAGGACGAAATCTTGATTTTGAAACGGAAACAACTACAGCGTTTGGACAAACAGAAATTATTCAAAATAAATTGGAACAATTATTAAAAGAAGTAATTTTGCCTAATCGAAAAGTTGAAATCGCCCATCGTTGGAGCGGTATTATGGGAGTTGGGACCAGTAAAAATCCAATCGTTTCACAATTATCAGAAAACGTATATTGTGGGGTACGATTAGGAGGAATGGGAGTGGCAATAGGAAGTTTAATAGGAACAGAATTAGCAGAATTAGTATAA
- the accC gene encoding acetyl-CoA carboxylase biotin carboxylase subunit, producing MFKKILIANRGEIALRVIRTCKEMGIKTVAVYSTADAESLHVKFADEAVCIGPPPSNLSYLKMSNIIAAAEITNADAIHPGYGFLSENAKFSKICQEHGIKFIGASPEMIDRMGDKASAKSTMIEAGVPCVPGSVGILESFEQAESLAKQFGYPVMLKATAGGGGKGMRAVWKEDELLKAWESARQESAAAFGNDGMYLEKLIEEPRHIEIQIVGDSYGKACHLSERDCSVQRRHQKLTEETPSPFMTDELRQKMGEAAVKAAEYIKYEGAGTVEFLVDKHRNFYFMEMNTRIQVEHPITEQVIDYDLIREQILVAAGVPISGKNYLPQMHAIECRINAEDPYNDFRPSPGKITTLHMPGGHGVRLDTHVYSGYTIPPNYDSMIAKLITTAQTREEAISKMRRALDEFVIEGVKTTIPFHRQLMDDPRYIAGEYTTAFMDTFKMNDPEL from the coding sequence ATGTTTAAAAAAATATTAATTGCAAATAGAGGAGAAATTGCACTTCGTGTAATTAGAACCTGCAAGGAAATGGGAATCAAAACAGTTGCTGTTTATTCTACTGCCGATGCGGAAAGTCTTCACGTAAAGTTTGCTGATGAAGCAGTTTGTATTGGTCCACCGCCAAGTAATCTGTCTTATTTAAAGATGTCAAATATTATTGCCGCTGCCGAGATTACTAATGCAGATGCAATACACCCGGGTTATGGATTTCTTTCTGAAAATGCTAAATTTTCTAAAATATGTCAAGAACACGGTATCAAATTCATCGGAGCTTCTCCGGAAATGATTGATAGAATGGGAGATAAAGCTTCTGCTAAATCTACTATGATTGAAGCAGGTGTTCCTTGTGTTCCGGGTTCTGTAGGGATTTTAGAATCTTTCGAACAAGCAGAATCATTAGCCAAACAATTCGGTTATCCTGTAATGCTAAAAGCGACTGCTGGAGGTGGAGGAAAAGGAATGCGTGCCGTTTGGAAAGAAGATGAATTGTTGAAAGCTTGGGAAAGTGCCCGTCAAGAATCGGCAGCAGCCTTTGGAAATGACGGAATGTATTTGGAGAAATTAATCGAGGAGCCACGCCATATTGAAATTCAAATTGTAGGGGATTCTTATGGAAAAGCATGTCATCTATCAGAAAGAGATTGTTCGGTACAACGCCGTCATCAAAAGCTGACAGAAGAAACTCCTTCTCCTTTTATGACTGACGAATTACGTCAAAAAATGGGTGAAGCAGCAGTAAAAGCAGCTGAATACATTAAATATGAAGGTGCAGGAACAGTAGAATTTTTGGTAGATAAACACCGTAATTTCTATTTCATGGAAATGAATACTCGTATCCAAGTAGAGCATCCAATTACAGAACAAGTTATTGATTACGATTTAATTCGCGAACAAATTTTGGTTGCAGCAGGTGTGCCAATTTCAGGTAAAAACTATTTGCCTCAAATGCATGCTATCGAATGTCGTATCAATGCAGAAGATCCTTATAATGATTTCCGTCCATCACCAGGAAAAATCACGACATTGCATATGCCGGGAGGTCATGGAGTACGTTTAGATACACACGTGTATTCAGGTTACACGATTCCACCTAATTATGATTCAATGATTGCGAAGTTGATTACTACTGCACAAACTCGTGAAGAAGCAATCAGTAAGATGAGAAGAGCTTTAGATGAATTTGTGATTGAAGGTGTAAAAACTACTATTCCTTTTCACAGACAATTAATGGATGATCCTCGTTATATAGCAGGAGAATATACTACAGCATTTATGGATACGTTCAAAATGAATGATCCGGAGCTATAG
- a CDS encoding S9 family peptidase codes for MKKILIVTLTLMSLNAMAQNVMTPELLWKLGRVTPLGISKDGKNIVYQVATPSVEENKSNTKFYILPVNGGNPTEVASTKELLKDKNTSPDGKYTVYNEAVKIDKVHGKDFYPELEKSNVQIYNGLDYRHWDTWNEGTFNHVFYKENKEGATGIDILKGENFDSPQKPFGGDEDYIWSPDSKSILYVCKKKAGTQYAISTNTNIYEYNLETGKTSNRTEENLGYDIAPQFSPSGNLTWLQMKRDGYEADKNDLIVSFKGMKINLTANWDGSVDNYMWSADGKKIYFVAPIDGTKQLFEVNFPGLTKIAINVHQITNGDFDVNDLVGFSGDNLIVTRTDMNHAAEIFSYNLKKNSWKQLSNVNTATYNSLTLSKTKKRYVTTTDGKKMLVWVILPPNFDATKKYPTLLFCQGGPQSPLTQSYSFRWNFSLMAANGYVIIAPNRRGMQGHGVAWNEQISTDWGGQVMDDYLSAIDDVSKENYVDKARLGCVGASYGGYSVFYLAGIHNNRFKTFIAHDGVFNTQSMFGTTEEVFFNNWDFGGAYWEKENAVAQKSYTIFNPITLVDKWNTPILIIQGGNDFRVPIGQSQEAFQAAQLRGIKSRFLYFPEENHWVLKPQNAQVWQKEFYKWLKETL; via the coding sequence ATGAAAAAAATACTGATTGTAACCTTAACACTGATGAGCTTGAATGCAATGGCGCAAAATGTAATGACTCCCGAACTGCTTTGGAAATTGGGAAGAGTAACTCCATTAGGAATTTCTAAAGACGGAAAAAATATTGTTTATCAAGTAGCAACTCCTTCGGTAGAAGAAAATAAATCGAATACAAAGTTCTACATTTTACCTGTGAATGGCGGAAACCCAACGGAAGTTGCCTCTACGAAAGAGCTTTTGAAGGATAAAAATACGTCTCCTGACGGAAAATATACCGTTTATAATGAAGCCGTAAAAATCGACAAAGTACATGGAAAAGATTTTTATCCTGAACTAGAAAAATCGAATGTTCAAATTTATAATGGTCTAGACTATCGCCATTGGGACACTTGGAATGAAGGGACATTCAATCATGTTTTTTATAAAGAAAATAAAGAAGGTGCTACTGGAATTGACATTTTGAAAGGAGAAAATTTTGATAGTCCACAAAAACCTTTTGGAGGAGATGAAGATTACATTTGGTCTCCGGACAGCAAAAGCATTCTTTATGTATGCAAGAAAAAAGCAGGAACACAATATGCCATTTCTACTAATACTAATATTTATGAATACAATTTAGAAACAGGAAAAACCAGCAATAGAACCGAAGAAAACCTAGGTTACGACATTGCTCCACAGTTTTCACCAAGCGGGAATTTAACTTGGTTACAAATGAAACGTGACGGTTATGAAGCCGATAAAAATGATTTGATTGTTAGCTTCAAAGGGATGAAAATCAACTTAACAGCTAATTGGGATGGTAGTGTTGATAATTATATGTGGAGTGCTGATGGTAAAAAAATCTATTTTGTAGCTCCAATCGACGGAACAAAACAGTTATTTGAAGTTAATTTTCCGGGCTTGACCAAAATAGCCATAAATGTACACCAGATTACCAATGGTGATTTTGACGTGAATGATTTAGTAGGTTTTTCAGGTGATAACCTAATTGTTACTCGAACAGATATGAATCATGCAGCGGAAATTTTTTCTTATAATTTAAAGAAAAACAGTTGGAAACAATTGTCAAATGTAAATACGGCAACATATAATTCATTGACATTAAGCAAAACCAAAAAACGTTATGTTACCACTACTGATGGTAAAAAAATGTTGGTTTGGGTGATTCTTCCGCCAAATTTTGATGCCACAAAAAAATATCCTACGCTTTTATTCTGTCAAGGCGGCCCACAGTCCCCTCTGACACAAAGCTATTCATTTCGTTGGAATTTCTCTTTAATGGCAGCAAATGGTTATGTTATTATTGCACCAAACCGTCGTGGAATGCAAGGACACGGCGTAGCCTGGAACGAGCAAATAAGCACAGATTGGGGCGGACAAGTAATGGATGATTATTTATCGGCTATTGATGATGTGTCCAAAGAAAATTATGTAGACAAAGCAAGATTAGGCTGTGTAGGCGCAAGCTACGGAGGCTATTCTGTGTTTTATTTAGCCGGAATTCACAACAACAGATTCAAAACGTTTATTGCTCATGATGGCGTTTTTAATACTCAAAGTATGTTTGGGACAACCGAAGAAGTTTTCTTTAATAACTGGGATTTTGGCGGAGCTTATTGGGAAAAAGAAAATGCAGTGGCTCAAAAAAGCTACACTATATTCAACCCAATTACTTTGGTTGATAAATGGAATACTCCTATTTTGATTATTCAGGGAGGAAATGATTTTCGGGTTCCTATCGGACAATCGCAAGAGGCGTTTCAAGCAGCACAATTGCGAGGAATAAAAAGTAGATTTTTGTACTTTCCTGAGGAAAACCATTGGGTTTTGAAACCTCAAAATGCACAAGTTTGGCAAAAGGAATTTTACAAATGGCTAAAAGAGACCTTATAA
- the mtgA gene encoding monofunctional biosynthetic peptidoglycan transglycosylase produces MATKITPKKTRQPQKKETLGLMDKVKRFLFKALLWFFGLSLFFVLLFKFVPVPFTPLMVIRAIENKAAGKEVYYSHDWEPIENLSMNLQKAVIASEDGTFLTHNGFDFNALQKAYKNNERGRRIKGGSTISQQTAKNVFLWQGRSYFRKGLEAYFTVLIELIWGKERIMEVYLNSIEMGDGIYGAQAATQYWYRKDASSLTPMQAAGIAAILPNPRKYKATGSSSYINNRKARIVRVMRHIGKIKY; encoded by the coding sequence ATGGCAACAAAAATAACACCAAAAAAAACAAGACAACCTCAAAAAAAAGAAACGCTAGGCCTTATGGATAAAGTGAAGCGGTTTTTGTTTAAGGCACTTTTATGGTTCTTCGGATTATCACTTTTTTTCGTCCTGCTTTTTAAATTCGTCCCAGTGCCATTTACTCCTTTAATGGTAATTCGTGCCATCGAAAATAAAGCAGCCGGTAAAGAAGTGTATTACAGTCATGATTGGGAACCTATTGAAAATCTTTCTATGAATTTGCAAAAAGCCGTTATAGCCAGTGAGGACGGAACTTTTCTTACGCATAACGGGTTTGATTTTAATGCACTTCAAAAAGCCTACAAGAACAACGAAAGAGGGAGAAGAATAAAAGGAGGAAGTACTATTTCACAGCAAACCGCCAAAAATGTATTTCTTTGGCAAGGCCGAAGTTATTTCAGAAAAGGATTAGAAGCTTATTTTACCGTTTTAATAGAATTAATTTGGGGTAAAGAGCGTATCATGGAGGTGTATTTGAATAGTATCGAAATGGGAGACGGAATATACGGAGCGCAAGCAGCAACTCAATATTGGTACAGAAAAGATGCTTCCAGTCTTACGCCGATGCAAGCTGCCGGAATTGCGGCTATTTTGCCTAATCCAAGGAAATATAAAGCTACAGGTTCCTCTTCCTACATCAATAATCGAAAAGCCAGAATTGTTCGCGTAATGCGACATATTGGTAAAATCAAGTATTGA